Proteins from a single region of Hermetia illucens chromosome 3, iHerIll2.2.curated.20191125, whole genome shotgun sequence:
- the LOC119651396 gene encoding iron-sulfur protein NUBPL, translating into MIFRSLAVISTRAYSPKPTARQADLMARGLPKQTPIPNVKDIIVVASGKGGVGKSTTAVNLSVTLSAMGKRVGLLDADVFGPSVPLMMNISEEPLVDENNLMIPPINYGVKCLSMGLLVQSGPIVWRGPLVMSALQRLLRGAVWGPLDILIVDTPPGTGDIHLSLTQNVPLSGVLLVSTPQVAALDVTARGAEMYKKFGVPLIGLSENMRHAICSNCKSKIEIFRNVTEKYAKDLGVEVIASIPIDGSITECCDTGMPMALKKRDSDYSKEFERLGERILKFIDDKNKK; encoded by the exons ATGATATTCCGAAGCTTAGCCGTGATATCAACG CGGGCATATAGTCCGAAGCCAACAGCTCGCCAGGCAGATCTAATGGCTCGGGGGTTACCCAAGCAAACACCTATTCCCAATGTCAAGGATATCATAGTGGTTGCATCTGGGAAAGGAGGCGTTGGTAAATCTACTACAGCAG tGAATCTTTCAGTTACATTATCAGCCATGGGCAAACGTGTTGGACTTCTCGATGCGGATGTATTTGGACCGTCCGTGCCACTCATGATGAACATCTCAGAAGAGCCACTAGTCGACGAAAACAATCTAATGATACCTCCAATAAACTATGGTGTAAAATGTTTATCCATGGGATTATTAGTTCAAAGTGGACCAATTGTGTGGCGAGGTCCCCTTGTTATGTCCGCTTTACAACGGTTACTTCGCGGAGCAGTCTGGGGTCCTTTGGACATTCTAATAGTCGACACACCTCCTGGAACTGGAGACATACATTTGTCATTAACCCAAAACGTTCCTTTATCAGGCGTACTTCTAGTAAGTACCCCACAAGTAGCCGCTTTGGATGTCACAGCACGAGGAGCTGAGATGTATAAAAAATTTGGAGTTCCACTCATAGGATTATCAGAAAACATGCGCCATGCAATATGTAGCAATTGCAAAAGTAAGATTGAAATTTTCCGAAATGTTACAGAAAAGTATGCCAAAGATTTGGGAGTGGAGGTTATAGCAAGTATCCCAATTGATGGATCAATAACTGAATGCTGTGATACAGGAATGCCAATGGCACTTAAAAAACGCGATTCGGATTACTCGAAAGAATTCGAGAGATTAGGAgaaagaattttaaaatttatagaCGATAAgaataaaaagtaa